The Penicillium psychrofluorescens genome assembly, chromosome: 2 nucleotide sequence ACTCTCCCACCATGCCCTTGGAGGTACTGTGCAGTGAGACCAGTTCCACGTCGTCGTACTTGCCGGGCTCGgcctgctggagctggcgcaggCGCTTCTTGAACGACACAAATTCACCCTCGAATACATTCGTCTGGTAGACCTCGTCTGCCATGATCAccagcttctcctcggcggctATATCGATGAccttcttgatatcctccGTGCTCAGCGATGCACCCGTCGGGTTGCCCGGGTTGATCACCACCACGGCGCGCACGTCGATGTCGGACGCCTTGGcgtccttgatggccttgttcaTCACATCAATATCCGTACCCCACGCCTTCTGTTCATCCAAATGATACGGAACGCAGTGCGCATTCAGCAACGCCAGCGTCGCGGTATAGAGCGGGTACTGAGGGATCGGCACGAGAACACCTGCGTTGGGGCTGTTGCAGATCACGTTCAGCAGGGTATTGACACCAGACGAGGCACCGCCGGTCAGGAACAGATCCTGCGGATCCGCGGGGAAGCCATCGCGCTCCTCAATAAACTTGGCCACGCTATTTCGGATCCCCGGTGCGCCCTGGCTGTGACTGTATGCGCCGACGCTCTGCACATTCGCCAGCAGCGTCTTGGCCCGATCGATGACATCCTGCTGGTATCCGAACGAGGCCTTCAGGGCCTCCGGGTTCTCGAGGAGCATGGGGTTCTCGACGAGACTGAGCACTTGGCGGAAGAAGGTAATGGGCTTCTGGTCGAGTTGCTGCGGGTTGCCAATGTTGGCGAAGATGACGCTGTCAAAGGGTAGCGACTTGTCGCCCTCGTCCAGGCGCTGGCGGTAGTTTTCCGCCTTGACGGCCAGTTCCCCGCGCACGGCGTACTTGGCCGCCTTGATGGCCGGGTTCATGTTGTCAATGCTTAGGCATTTGGACGATGGGACGGCAGACAAAGTCCGCTTGGTGGATTGTACGACCTTGGTTTGAGTCATGGCTGAATTAGGTCAGTGAATGGGAAGAGTGGtgagaggggagagaggaggccgagatTATAATAATCCATGTAGTACTCACCGGAGGGACCCCACGCCGGGCAATGTAGGAGAAAGGCATTATTCGGCCGGGTTGCCCGTAGCGGAGACGCCCGCGCGAGCCTAAATAAAACGGACATGGGGGAGGGGCAGATCGGATTGATTGGCAGAATTCCCGTCAGGCACGAAGCGCCGCTTGcgggaaaagaaaaagatggaGCGGGTGGATGGGGCTGAGTCATCATCGTGAGTCAGCGCTTCCCCACGTTTGGACTGATGGGCGCCATGGATGGATAGTCGAgcatgcggagaagaagaatattGGATGTGTCGGGCGAGAAGATGCACATTCATGCACGTCATCACCGTCTGTTAGGCAGTCTCCGAGATGATAGGCAAACGTGGGGTTGatcctccgagtccaacGTTCCCCGGAGCCGCCCGATGGACGGGGAGCGGGGGTAGGATGGACATTACACCACAACGCTAGGTTAAATCgggcgccgaaaatggctaCCAACTGCTTCCGAAGCAACGAATATCTTACATCATCACGCTTCtacaaagaagaagaagaagaagcaggcgCCTAGCCCAAAGTATTATCTCCGGCGCCGTCAGCGATTAGAGAAAGGCATTATTTAGAAACAACATGCTGTATCGACCCAAAACAACATCGGCTACATCAAGAAAAAATGAACAGGGTAGGAAGTTATCGCACATTCTTTTCTTAACCTTGTATTAACGAAATTTGGCGACGGGTTTCGTCCGTATCAGGAGTATGCTCAAACCAGGGATATAGCATATAAAAGCTCTTGTTTCATAGGCACCCAAAGGTTCTCGATTGGATTTAATCGGGAAAATACCGTATATCTGTAATGTATAAGAGGGAGATATCTGGCAACAGTCTTTGTCTTACCAAAGAGATATAGACCCCTTATGGGGCAACTGGGGTACTCGTTTCGAGTATCGAAGGCTAGCACTTCATCCCATCCATGGCCCTCTAATTCGAAGGTATTGGAATACCAAGAGCTCTGCTAGGCCTTTATAAGCCTTGCCTAGGCACTAATGGGAGCAACGGGGAAGGTCCAGATGCATAGTTTGCTTCAGAACTGTCGCGAGGAATGGCACTCTAGCCGTTGGCTAAAGCCGTTTGCTCAGGCAAGAGAAGCATAGAAAAGTATCCTTACGGCTAACGTCGGTCAGTTCCTGGGGACGTTGAGCATAGGTCTTCCTCACATCAGTGGGAGAGAGCCATCGAGACCTACGAGCATCCAAGCAAGGAGTaagaacgaagaagaagtctTAAGGGGCTTTCTGCGTATCACCTCCGTCTACCAAAGTTTGTGTTCAAATTTAATTAGTTAACGACCCATGACTATGAAATAGCTATCCTCACCTGCGTCAGCCTCGACTGCGCGTCTTATGGTCTATTCATTACTTTGATCTCCTATCCTTGCCCGCATCAACCTTATCACTAGAGTACCGTTCCTTTTCTCTATCTCGAGCATCACTTGCTGGAGCTTGGTAGAGCTGAGCTCATCATCAATCGAGGTGTAACGAGATCAAAAGTCAGTGCTTCCGGAGAAGCTGCTTATAAGCGTGACAAACTCTAGGGAAAAGATCGTTCCAGCCAAGAACTCTCGACAGAACCTCCCAAGATTCGCTTTCCTTGTATCTTTCGCAACGAATCTCATGAGCTGTTTGGTGTGATATTGGAGTCTAGGGAGATAGTAGTTGGCAAACAGCTTGCAAAGGGCGGATATGTAGTTTTCTTGATAGAAAGAGTCCATTTCCTTGTGGATAGCTAGGTGACTAAAGCGTGATGGATCCTGTGATTAGCTAAAAATCCAAGATAGGTCATTCAGTTGGTATCTAGGTCAAGAGGCTTCCTTGCTCATGTGAAATACAAGCGTCAAGAAATCTACCCGGTAGGCACACAAGCCTCTGGTCCGTTTCAGGTACTGCAAGAATCTGATCTGCCTTCAAGCGGTATGCGGCAGAGAACTTTTGCCATAGATCCTGGTCGGCGGGTCGCGGATAGTAAGGGTCGTTTTGGAAGAAGGAGTACACAAGGTGAGAGATGAGCCCATCTGGGTTCTCCCAGGCACAGTCTTCGCGCCAAATATGGCACAGGTTGAAGTCGAGCACCCACATACTTGTGGTACGGCGCTTGAAGTTCGCTCTCATCGCAGCGTCTAGATCCTTGATAGAAGACATACACGAGGCTTGCTCTGTAGCCaggtcgaggttgaggaagatgTCCTTATTGTAGCTTGTGCCTGCATTGGCATCACTGCCCAGAACGAATTCAATGTCGAAACCGTCAACGTGAGCGGCCCAGTGGATAATAGCCATAGCTTCTCCCATAGCGGCGGCGTAGAGGAAAACTGGCAGATTGAGCTCGAGCATTTGATCCAGATGCAAATTGAAGTTTCGAAGGGTAAAGTTGGGGGACAGCAACTCTGGTCGCGCACGCCGAGATCCAAGATACAACCGAGCCAGACAGTCTCTGTTTGTAGGATTGGCACTGGCGGCGGTTTGGAGATGTGGCGGGCAATACTGGTGGATCAGTGCTTGTCGAACAACCTTTGGCAGTGGGAGAATTCGCTCTGTGATGAGTGCCATTGTCGGAAGGGGAACTAAGTCGGAGATATCTGGGAAGAATTGAATATTCTCATTCCACCATTCGATACTGGAGTCTGGAGCAAATGAGAATAGCTGCGGCACGCGACATTCAGGATTCGATTCTCGACAAAAAGCCTGTCGAACGTTGAGATGGGCTTGGAAGTCAGACCAGAGGCCTTCTTTGTATGCAGGCTTGGCGAGTTTGACCACGTAGGCTCTTCCTGGTCTTTCAAAAACGAGGCCACACTGTCCGAATCCGATGCAGCGGTAGCCGATTGCCGAGATCTGCCGTTGGCTTTGGTTGAATGCTGCACAGGTGGATGTGGAGCTTACCATAGAGTCAGTACTCAGCAATCTTGTGAGAATGTTTTCAAGTGAAGCACCCGGCGGGAAAAGTGTTTCCAGTGCTTCATTTCGCTGTCTATCGAGTAGTTCGGACAGCTCGTTGGTGAGTTCAATATCGACCCGCAAGTTATTCGAGACCTTAAATACGGCAGAATCATCGCAGGAGCTCTGAAGCCGTCTGGATGCCATCACTGTGATGATTATAACCGTGGAGCCCGTGAGGTGATGCGAACAGTAGAAGGCAGCTGCAGATGCTCAAAGTAGATCATGGACCTGAACTAAGCCCGGTTGGGAACATGATCCGCACATATTGTTTCGTCCATACACGCTCATGTAGACTAGTAGTATGGAAATCCTACAGCACTAAAACCATCGTTGCGGCTACTAGACAAACGTACATACTTAAGTTAACAGGAAAGCTGCAACCCTAAAGTCAATCCCTGGTAATCGGAGGAAAGCTTTCAGTGGTTACTACAGATCTTCGGTGGCTATTCTTCTACACTTGTTTATGGAGCTGTACATATTCAACCATCATTCTTTGGAAACTCTGACATGGAGGCCATGCAGGTTGATACATTATAGAAATCAACGTGGAATTCTAGCTCACTCGGCTCATTTTAGAGTACACGTCTAACTAACTGCGCTCACTGCCCCGCAGACGCACTGCCTGCCCGTacttctggatcttggtgATAAGCGAGTCGCCGTGCTTGACCACATCCGCATACTGCTTGTTCTTATCGTCCGGCCGATTCGTCTCGATGATGCCGTTGACCCGGTCGATGGTGCATGAGATGCGGTTGCTGGAGATGAACTTGGCCAGATCGCTGTGATGGTTTAGTGTGAATTCAAATTATCGCTTTTGTGGGGGGAGTACTCACCGGTCCAAGAAGTCCACAGTCACGCCAAAGTCGTTCGCCATGCTGTTCAGTCCCACCACGCGGTagctctgcagcagctgtTGGTAGGCGCGCAGCCGCATCTCACGTACAAACCACGCCCGGTGCTCATGCAGGTACCGGTCTTGCGTCAGGAAGTGGTCCTCGACCGCTGCCAGTGCCCGGAAGAACGACCGGTAGTTGCCGTTGTACAGGCTGTTGACCAGGTTTGCCAGCGACGAAAAGTCCACGGCGGCTTCGGTCTCGGCTTGCACACCAGACCCGGTGACTAGTGAGGCCAGGTTGACGGCGGTAGTGGCACCGCCCGGGGTCGACTTCGTCACCGACGCATCTTTCATCTCTTCGTCCTGGGCACCCGGACCGGAGGACACCTCACCGGtcagcgcagccagctgGTCCTCGCCAGCACCGAGGATCGCCTTGATCTCCGGGGCATCTACCACCTTCGCCTTGAAGTCCACGCGCTTGAGGGACAGTGATCCCGCGAGCACGGAGTAGATCACCAGCGAGGAATAGCTGCACAGTTCATAACTCGTAAACGTAGACAGACTGTCCAGCAGGAGAGGCGCAGCCAGACTGTAGGAGCGAATTGTGAGGAGATGCAGTCCCTTGTATGCCTTGAGGCGATTTCTCCGATCCCAGTCACCACCGCTCTCGACCAGAGTCTCCGCTCGTtcgatgatcttcttgacAAACAGCAGATCCCCAAAGAATAGCCCAATGCGAATCATCGCTAGCGTCAGGTCGATCTTGGTGCCCAGGAATCCCGTCTTTTCGAGGAGGGCTTCGCCGGACTCGATGGCTTTGTCCTATCAAAGTGATCACCGTCAGTAAAAAAGAGTCTTACAGGTCGGACAGACTCCAATCCCATACCTTGTCTCCTACTCGGGCCCAGAACTCAGCTCTCTTCCCTCGCGCAGCCTGCACCTCGGTCTCGCCAGCCGCCTCTTCCgcgtcctcttcctccttctggaACGTCTCCAATTCCTTCTTGTTATCTTCCACCAGGGACTGGTACAACTCCTCGTCCCATGGGAAATCCACCTTTTGCGGAGACTTTCGGGAGGCGAGCATGTTGGAAGTGATGAGAGGCTTGGTCGCATTCGCGCCATGATGCGGGTGTTGTGGTGCCCCCTCGCCGGAGCTGTTGAGGATGCCTTCGACCGGGTGGGCTAGGTAACGGTAGAACGGAGCCATCTTGTGCTCGGAGATGGCATCTTGCAGGTGCTTCAATGAGGTCTGGCGAAGGGTTGCGTCACAGGCTGGGTTGGAGAGGTTGAAGacatgctgggcgagggtgaGGTTGGGGTACTTGATGTACTGTGGATCAGACCCCATGGTGACGGCAGGGGTAGGTGGGTGGGTGAGGAAGGATGGGTagaggatgagattgacGGGAGTAGAGGGTCTAGATGGAGCGAGGGCCAGACACGGAGAGATTGTTGATGATGCAGGCCAGGTGATCCAGGCGGAGAGAGAGCTCAGCTGGCGGAATGTTTTTCCGAGCCGAGACTGGAGAGGCCGGCCATCCCGCAACTTCGATTGTGTTCGACGCCAGCACCAGACAATAATGCTCAGGATAGGAGCCTCAAGGCAGCCACGGCTCAGGGAACATGGTAGAAATCCCTAGCCGGGCACATTGCGCCCAGCTCTTGGTGTCACGTGCCCATTTATACCAACTGCCGGATTAGGGCTGAGATCAGGAACCCAGTTCCCCAGTTGGGCTTAGCAGGCCATTGAAGCCCCTGATAGTCGCCCTGCCGCAGGACACGGGCGGTGGCGTGTTCAGGATCGAGTTTGTTCAGCGTGCCCAAGTCAGCCTTCCTCACTACCCACTACTGTTGTCTTCGGTACTGGGCTTGGGTCTATGCCCAGTTCGGTTAAGCCCGGCCAGCCATGTGCTCCCCCGTGCGACTTTCATAGGCTCAGTATTGTGCTCGCCTGAATGATGGCTCACCTTTGGTGGAGATGCTTGGGAGTTCGGGAACGGGCCGAAAAGGCTTGTTCCTATCTATCTGCCGTGTAAACCATCGTATACTCTTCGAGTCCTTCCATTGACGCCCAAACAGCAATGGGAAGTCGTGATAGCCTGGTGCCCGCTCATTGGCCCTTCCACTCGACGGCAGTTATCCGCCCCCAGAGCGGAAACACCCCACGAAGTGACCTGCCGTGTACCGAGGGCCACAGAGTTGCACTACCAGGGAAAGTGGTATCCCCCAGGTACCGCTGATTGTCGTATCGGCCCCTATGATCTTCGTCgttttttcttcccttctcttgttttcttttcaACCGCACATTTCTTTCTACTTCTActtccttttttcttcttttctctcgAAGCCGAGCTTCGTTATGGTCCCCAGTTGATCTACTTTCGGCGATTCCATCGTCCGCTGTTGCGCTTCAACTCGGACCCCCCCACACGATCACTGGGTTCCCTCTCTTTCTGCGCTAGACACGCTACCCAAACCTAGCTGTTATAAGGACCCAGCCACAAACCAGTTATCTTCAATCCGAAACCATGAGTGCCAAAGCGGAGAGCCCCATATTGCAAGACTCTGAGATGAAGGACACCGAGAAGGGCCCTacgccgctggaggaggccCCTGTTGAGATTGTACCGCTGGAAAGCCCACAGAAGGGCCGCTGGGAGCGCAGCTGGCCCACGATCGCCTGCGGTGCCGGTCTCTTCTCTGACGGGTATCTGAATGGGGTACGTCCAACTCTTTCGGATTATGCCACATAGGGCTGTCACACAGTCATCTGCTGCCGATCAGGCTTGCTAACCCATCTGTTCTAGGTGATCGGTCAAGTGAATACGATTCTGGGCACGCTCTACCCCAAGGCGTACAGTGACTCCCCCGCCAGCCAGAATGTCTCTGCCATCACCTTTGCGGGAACCGTGGTGGGTATGCTGATCTTTGGATACACGAGTGACCACTGGTCGCGCAAGTGGTCTTTGATCATCTCGACCATCATTCTGTTTGTTTTTGCTGCCCTCTGTGCTGGTGCCTACGGATACAATGACAACATCTATGGTCTGTTTGCTGCTCTCACGGCCTACCGGTTCTTCCTTGGAATCGGTATTGGCGGCGAGTATCCGGCAGGTTCTGTTGCAGCATCGGAGAACACGGGTGAACTCAAGGATGGCCATCGCAATCGCTGGTTCATCATGTTCACCAACTTCCAGATTGATCTCGCCTATGTGGTGTCTGCCTTGATACCTATGATCCTAGTTCTGATTTTCACAGAGGACCACCTGCGTGCGGTCTGGCGAGTGGCTCTGGGCCTTGGCGTCATTCCACCTCTGAGTCTATTCTACTTGCGGTTGAAGATGAGTGAGCCAGAGGAGTTTAACCGTGAGCGCATGCACAAGTTCCCGACCAAGCTGATTATCAAGTAAGCCTCCAATGGATCTTGCACAAGGAGCATATTGACTAATGAGAGTAGGTTCTACTGGAAGCGCCTGGTACGACTGGTTCCCCCACTTGACAAATGGTTGAATACTAACTAACCTTGGTTTTCAGACACTCGTCTCGCTGATCTGGTTCATCTATGATTTCATGACTTATTCCTTCAACATCTATTCCTCGAAGTGGTTAAGCATCATCTTGGGGGACAACTCCCCATTGTGGAAGACTTTTGGCTGGAATACCATCCTCAACCTGTTTTACATCCCTGGTTCCTTCGCTGGAGCCTGGGCGAGTGACTGGATGGGCCCGAAACGGACTCTAGCCATTGGAGTTGGCCTCCAAGGGATTGTTGGATTCATCATGGCAGGATGCTACAAGTACCTTGCAACTCCGGAGAACGTGGCTGCTTTTGTCGTTGTTCTCGGGTACGTATTCAGAGAGCTATACCAGACATCCTGCTAATACAGTGAGGAACACAGTATCTTCCAGGCTTTCGGCGAATTCGGTCCCGGCGACAACATCGGTCTGGTTGCATCCAAGACAAGCGCCACTGCCATTCGAGGCCAATACTACTCATACGCCGCGGCCTCTGGCAAGATTGGTGCTTTCGTGGGCACCTATGTCATTCCaatcatccagaagaacGCACCCAACAAGATCCGCTCCGGCATGGATCCGTTCTTCGTGTCGAGCTCGCTATGCCTCCTCAGCTCTgcgctggccttcttcctgCTGCCGCAAATTAACCAGGTACGACTCGGTTCCTGATCAACGGTATGATATGGCCAGGCTAATTGCGATCGACTGTAGGATACCATCACCGCCGAAGACGCCCGATTCCGCGCGTTCTTGCAGGAAAGTGGTTACAACACCGCGACCATGGGCAACAAGGCAGAGGAGAGCACCTCGGAAGCCGAGGGGCAGAAGTAAACTTGTGTCAACATCCGCTCTGCTCGTCCCTTGAGATCCCACTGTCTCTATGCGACCCGATACCTTTTCCCCCCGACGCGCCCTCCGCTGCCCTAATAATGAGCCCCTTGCGACGTTCCCTGATGACCTGCCCTGCCTTTGCGATGTGAGCTGAAAGTGCCCCCCGCGACACATATTTTTGGGCATTTGCCCATGTTGATATGCATGGTGCTGATGCGTTTGCCCTTCACGTAACCCACTTAATCTTTAATGGTAGTCACAAACTGTCATGCGGGATGACTCCACCCGCCAGCAGCTGCGAAGTGGCTAGGAACAACCAGGAAACACCTACATAGGGCAAATACAAATGCCATTTTGAATTGCTCGCTGTACTGTATAAATAAATCCACAAATTGCAAAACATCCGCTTCACATGAATCCTACATAGGGCCTGCGTGCTACGAGCACTACGACGGAGCCCAGCCCAAACCGGCATCAGCCGAGGTTCTTCTCCCGCGGCTCCAGATACGCCGGTCAATTACCGACCGAGCCTCCGTTCAccacatctccatctccatcccctTTTCCCCCTTCCTTAAGACCCCGGCTTCATCTCCACAGTCTAGTCTTGGTCTCTATCTCTTTCTCCCCCACCTAACCCAGGCCTGATACTTTCGACCCAGTCACCCCCGGGTCTCTTATCATCCGTTACCTCGGGAATCCAAGgaaccaccaccgcccaaCATGGTCGCCGACGCCCTCGTGTACCACCCTGCGCTGGCGCACTACCTCCGCTTCGTCGCTACGACTGGTACATAAGCCCTCAAAGACCCCAAGGAaaacagagagagagagttcACTAACAATAAACCCCCACCGCAGTCGGTCGCGACAAGCTCCTCCGCACAATCCAGTACTTCTCCCGCTTCTACGCATGGTACCTGTACCGGACGAACAAGCCGCAGAGCGCTATCGATCCCTACAACGCAATCAAGAAACAATTCGGAACAACGCGCAAGGTCCTGCGCATCGGCAAGTTCGTCGAGCATCTCAAAGCCGCCGCGATCGCCCTCGACAACAAGAGCCCCATC carries:
- a CDS encoding uncharacterized protein (ID:PFLUO_002958-T1.cds;~source:funannotate), producing MTQTKVVQSTKRTLSAVPSSKCLSIDNMNPAIKAAKYAVRGELAVKAENYRQRLDEGDKSLPFDSVIFANIGNPQQLDQKPITFFRQVLSLVENPMLLENPEALKASFGYQQDVIDRAKTLLANVQSVGAYSHSQGAPGIRNSVAKFIEERDGFPADPQDLFLTGGASSGVNTLLNVICNSPNAGVLVPIPQYPLYTATLALLNAHCVPYHLDEQKAWGTDIDVMNKAIKDAKASDIDVRAVVVINPGNPTGASLSTEDIKKVIDIAAEEKLVIMADEVYQTNVFEGEFVSFKKRLRQLQQAEPGKYDDVELVSLHSTSKGMVGECGHRGGYFELVGFDPLVVEQIYKLVSIMLCPPVVAQCLLETMVNPPQKGDPSHELYQAEYNGIRDGLYKRARALYSAFQRMEGVECQEPQGAMYLFPTIKLPAKAVEAAQAEGRAADEFYCLRLLDATGVCVVPGSGFGQKENTLHFRTTFLAPGTDWVERIVKFHADFMEKYR
- a CDS encoding uncharacterized protein (ID:PFLUO_002959-T1.cds;~source:funannotate), yielding MASRRLQSSCDDSAVFKVSNNLRVDIELTNELSELLDRQRNEALETLFPPGASLENILTRLLSTDSMVSSTSTCAAFNQSQRQISAIGYRCIGFGQCGLVFERPGRAYVVKLAKPAYKEGLWSDFQAHLNVRQAFCRESNPECRVPQLFSFAPDSSIEWWNENIQFFPDISDLVPLPTMALITERILPLPKVVRQALIHQYCPPHLQTAASANPTNRDCLARLYLGSRRARPELLSPNFTLRNFNLHLDQMLELNLPVFLYAAAMGEAMAIIHWAAHVDGFDIEFVLGSDANAGTSYNKDIFLNLDLATEQASCMSSIKDLDAAMRANFKRRTTSMWVLDFNLCHIWREDCAWENPDGLISHLVYSFFQNDPYYPRPADQDLWQKFSAAYRLKADQILAVPETDQRLVCLPGRFLDACISHEQGSLLT
- a CDS encoding uncharacterized protein (ID:PFLUO_002960-T1.cds;~source:funannotate), with amino-acid sequence MGSDPQYIKYPNLTLAQHVFNLSNPACDATLRQTSLKHLQDAISEHKMAPFYRYLAHPVEGILNSSGEGAPQHPHHGANATKPLITSNMLASRKSPQKVDFPWDEELYQSLVEDNKKELETFQKEEEDAEEAAGETEVQAARGKRAEFWARVGDKDKAIESGEALLEKTGFLGTKIDLTLAMIRIGLFFGDLLFVKKIIERAETLVESGGDWDRRNRLKAYKGLHLLTIRSYSLAAPLLLDSLSTFTSYELCSYSSLVIYSVLAGSLSLKRVDFKAKVVDAPEIKAILGAGEDQLAALTGEVSSGPGAQDEEMKDASVTKSTPGGATTAVNLASLVTGSGVQAETEAAVDFSSLANLVNSLYNGNYRSFFRALAAVEDHFLTQDRYLHEHRAWFVREMRLRAYQQLLQSYRVVGLNSMANDFGVTVDFLDRDLAKFISSNRISCTIDRVNGIIETNRPDDKNKQYADVVKHGDSLITKIQKYGQAVRLRGSERS
- a CDS encoding uncharacterized protein (ID:PFLUO_002961-T1.cds;~source:funannotate), whose translation is MSAKAESPILQDSEMKDTEKGPTPLEEAPVEIVPLESPQKGRWERSWPTIACGAGLFSDGYLNGVIGQVNTILGTLYPKAYSDSPASQNVSAITFAGTVVGMLIFGYTSDHWSRKWSLIISTIILFVFAALCAGAYGYNDNIYGLFAALTAYRFFLGIGIGGEYPAGSVAASENTGELKDGHRNRWFIMFTNFQIDLAYVVSALIPMILVLIFTEDHLRAVWRVALGLGVIPPLSLFYLRLKMSEPEEFNRERMHKFPTKLIIKFYWKRLTLVSLIWFIYDFMTYSFNIYSSKWLSIILGDNSPLWKTFGWNTILNLFYIPGSFAGAWASDWMGPKRTLAIGVGLQGIVGFIMAGCYKYLATPENVAAFVVVLGEEHSIFQAFGEFGPGDNIGLVASKTSATAIRGQYYSYAAASGKIGAFVGTYVIPIIQKNAPNKIRSGMDPFFVSSSLCLLSSALAFFLLPQINQDTITAEDARFRAFLQESGYNTATMGNKAEESTSEAEGQK